A region of the Ovis canadensis isolate MfBH-ARS-UI-01 breed Bighorn chromosome 22, ARS-UI_OviCan_v2, whole genome shotgun sequence genome:
tgacccagataatcacgatggtatgatcactcacctagagccagacatcttggaatgtgaagtcaagtgggccttagaaagcatcactatgaacaaagctagtggaggtgatggaattccactagagctaattcaaatcctgaaagatgatgctgtgaaattgctgcactcaatatgccagcaaatttggaaaactcagcactggccacaggactggaaaaggtcagttttcattctaatcccaaagaaaggcaatgccaaagaatgctcaaactaccacacaattgcactcatctcacacgctagtaaagtaatgctcaaaattctccaagccaggcttcaacaatacatgaactgtgaacttcctgatgttccggctggtttttgaaaaggcagaggaacagagatcaaattgccaacatctgctggatcatggaaaaagcaagagagttccagaaaaacatctatttctgctttattgactatgccaaagtctttgactgtgtggatcacaataaactgtggaaaattctgaaagagatgggaatgccagaccacctaacctgcctcttgagaaatctgtatgcaggccaggaagcaacagttagaactggacatggaacaacagactggttccaaataggaaaaggagtatgtcaaggctgtatattgtcaccctgcttatttaacttctatgtagagtacatcatgagaaatgctggactggaagaaacacaagctggaatcaagattgccgggagaaatatcaataaccccagatatgcagatgacaccacccttatggcagaaagtgaacaggaactaagaagcctcttgatgaaagtgaaacaggagagtgaaaaagttggcttaaagctcaacattcagaaaacgaagatcatggcatctggtcccatcacttcatgggaaatagatggagaaacagtggaaacagtgtcagactttatttttttgggctccagaatcactgcagatggtgattgcagccatgaaattaaaagacgcttactccttggaagaaaaattatgaccaacctaggtagcatattcaaaagcagagacattactttgccaactaaggtctgtctagtcaaggctatggtttttccagtagtcatgtatgcatgtgagagttggactgtgaagaaggctgagcaccgaagaattgatgcttttgaactgtggtgttggagaagactcttgagagtcccttggactgcaaggagatccaaccagtccattctgaaggagatcaaccctgggatttctttggaaggaatgatgctaaagctgaaactccagtactttggccacctcatgcgaagagttgactcactggaaaagactctgatgctgggagggattgggggcaggagaagaagggcacgaccgaggatgagatggctggatggcatcactgactcgatggacgtgagtctgagtgaactccgggagttggtgatggacagggaggcctggcgtgctgcgattcatgggatcgcaaagagttgggcacgactgagcaactgaactgaactgaactgaacagacataaaatatcttgctaaaaactagcaagcaggcagtctttctgtccccttctgatgtctatgtcagaagttttcccTGTCTCTATTATGctttaataataaaacattgctacacaaaagctcctTGTagtcaagccttgtctctggccccggacTGAATTCAACTTCGGAGGCCACGAATCCCAGTGTAGCACATGGCTTGCAACCTCAACCTTTCACCATCATCTTGGGGATTagttttcaatatatgaattttgggggacacaaacattcagtctccCTCTTTAAAAGTTTTTGCTTTTGGAGGCATAAAATGAATAAGAAGATCATGGTCCATCAGATTCAAGGTTAACCCCTCTGTTCTCAGGGTTCTTCTCTGCAAAATGGCAGTAGTAATATTCACCTTGCAAGGCTATTGGTAGGGTTAGATGAGATAATCCATGTAAAGCACTGATGTTCAGTAAATTTCATCCATTTTCCAAGTATTTTCCcaatttttcattttggaaaatttcaaacCTTAAAAATGTTGAAAGGATAGTAGAATAATATCCAATATACTCATTGCAGTAGTTTGTTCACAGTGCCATAGAGAAACCCACAGACTGGGTAGCTTCAacaacagaattttgttttttcacagttccagaggctgggATTCCAAGGTTAGGGTGCCGGCAGAGGTGGCTTCTGGTGAGACctttcttcctggtttgcagatggcaCCTTCCTGCTGTGTCTGCTGAGGCCTCTTTGTATGAGTAACTCCTGGTGTCCCCCTTCTTCTTACAGGGACTTCAGTTCTCCTAGATTAGCGCCCCACTCTTATGACCTCAGTTACATTTAATTACCTTCTTAAAGGCCCTATGTCCACATAGATAGTCACATTATGGATTAAAACTTCAATATGGATTTTcagggggacacagttcagtccataatTGTtgtgtttgttcagtcactaagtcacatccaactgtttgtgacctcacagcatgccaggcaggcttccctgtccttcactatctcccagactgctcaaactcctgtccattgtgttgatgatgccatccaaccatctcattctctgtcatccccttctcctgctttcaatctttcccaacatcagggtcttctccagtaaatcggctctttgcatcaggtggccaaagtattggagcttcagctctagtatcagtctttccaatgaatattcagagttgatttcctttaggattgattggtttgatctccttggtatTTAATTTCCCTATTCACTACTGACCAGCATGGAAAACCTCAGACTGAATGTTTGAGATTCTCTGCATTGATTTTTGGAGGAAGTCATGGTTATGGGTGTGTTGGGGCGCGGAGGGGGCTCTCTTCATGGGGAGGATGAGCCGCATGAGGATGGTGTGTTACGTCCTTcagtgggagaggggtggggtgacTATGCCTGTGCTTTACTCTCTCCTTGCCATCCATGAGAACTGATGAAACATTAAATCTTTTCATTGTTGGCAGCATCTGGCATGGAGGTTCCAGCTCTGCTCCTGAGGGTGCTGCCACTCCAGACCCCTGCCTCGTGTCCCCAGAGGTGACTGAGCCGAGAGAGCACCCACAGGCAGCCAGGGGTCCAGAAGATTCTCCACGTCCCAGCACACCGGAGCCCCAGGAGTGGGAGAGTCCCTCGTCTTCCATGCGCTTTGCCGAGGGCCCCCCAGAAGGTTGCTTGGCAAGCCCAGAAGGGGAACCTGAAGGTTGGCCCCTGGTTCAACACTCTCGGAGGGAACTTTCTCCAAATGGCCCAGGAGAGGCCTCGGCAGCCTCTGTCCCTCAGGACGACAACTTGACTCAGCGCAAGCTGGTTTCTGTCATCCCCAGTGCCGAAGGAGAGACAGGCTTGAAGGAAGAAGAAGGGCAGAGACTGTCTTCCTCCAGCTCCACTGACCAGTTGGCAGGAATTCCACCAACTGCTCCTCCAGAGCCGATGAAGGTGCAGCTGCCTGGAGAGGATGCCCGGCCTGGTGATTTCAAGTCCCAAGGGCAAGAGGCTGCAGCTGGCTTACCACGGCCAGAGTCCCGGCAGGGAACCCCCAAGGCCCCTGCTGCCCACCTAGGCCAGGAGAGCTCAGCCAGCCTGGAGGAGCCTCCCCTAAAACCCGAGATCTCAACCTCGCAAGAGCCAGCCCCGGAATGCCCAGTGGAGGGGCCACCTCAGGATTTCACCAATGACACGGGATTCCTCGGGGCCTGCCCTCCCACTGGGACCAGTTCAGGGGCTGCCCAAGAAGCCAGAGCGAAGGCCGATTTCCAGGAAAGCTGCCAGCAGCCGATGGGAGCACTCCCAcccacagggctgccctgggATTCACTGGGTCCTGCCCTGGTGCGGGGGGCCAAGGGCTCTTGGGAGGAGACTCTGGGTGCCCTTGATGCTCAGGGTCACTCACAGACCAGGAGCCAAGATGCTCAGCCTCGTCAAGTCACCTGGGCAGCAACAGGTGATCAGCCCGAGGGAATTCTGTTCATGAGCCCTGAGTCTGCCCCACACGCCGCAACTGAGGATGTGGGTCCAGCTTCAagcctcccctcccagccagctgCTCTGGCCTCCGTGGCTGCAGAACAAGCCAAGGAGATGGTTTCCATGGCCGAGATGCCTGTTCTCACAGATCTGGCTACAGAGTGGGCAGAAGCAGGGTTGTCAGGACCGGAGAAGCAAGCATCAGACCtcagaggaaaaggagagggCCTGGAAGGAGGCTCCAGAGAGATTCCTGCTCCTGCCCCCCCGAAGGAGAGGGCAGAGCTTGGGAATAGGGAGCTAAGCCATGAAGTCCATCCAAAGGTTCCAGCTCTCCCCACTCCCAGTGCATCAGATGAGAGTGCCAGCAGGTCACCAGGGCCGAAAGATGAAGCTGAGCCCCCCGAAAGCCCAGCTGTGGCTAACGAGGAAAGCAAAATCGCTGGGGCTGATCCTAGAGGACAGGGAGCAGCCCCAGGGCCCCTTGATGGTGCAGATACTGGGAATCTACAGGCAGAACAACCTGAGGCCTGGGACTGCAAGCCTGACCCAGAGGTGGACAAGGACGAGGTTTCACAGCTGACTGGCGATGAGGAGAGCAAAGGCCTTCCGAACACAGTCCTAGCACAGCCACTTGGAGAGGAGATCCCCGGGCACGCGGACAGGTCTGACTGTCCCTTAGAAGATGCAGCTTGGAACATGGTGGCCCGTGGGATGATGGGAGAATCTCAAGTGGTCCACCCATCGGGCTCACTGCACCAGCTCCCTGAACAGCATCCCAGCCCACCCTCTGGGCCAGAAGGAGCTGGTGAATGTGTTCTTTCCCGGGGAATCATCTGGGCGGGGCCGGAACCACAGACCAAATGTCCCGACACCCTTCAGGACGTGGAGGGACTGGGAAGAATGGACTCTCTTCCTGCTTTAGAATCTGAGAAATCAGATTTCCTGTCGGCTCCTGCTCCAGAGGTCGTCCCCAAAGCCCAGGAGGCGGAGAGCATGCCTGAAATAAAGTCAGGGAGCCACCCATCCGCACAGAGGCCCGGCCATAGGGAGGGGGAGGGCTCGCTAAGATCTCCCCACCCCCGTGGGCTGGGGCGTGACACAGCTGGACAGGAAGTCCTTGCTGATGGGCCCCCTCCCCCTGAGGAGGAGAACTGGGCAGTGGACTGCAGGCTCACGACGCTCAGCCTGGAGCAAGGTCGGCAGGGAAACCTATCCCACCCGGGGGACAGCGGTATAGAAGTGACTGCATCCGAGAGGCCCTTACTGTGTCCTGAGAACCATCTCCAAACATCCCAGACACACCCAGACGCATTGGTCTTCAATATGCTCAGGGAGACATCCCAAGGGTGCGGAAGCAAAGAAGAGGCTTATCCAGGTGATACGGATTTTAAGAACCTGGGTGCCGATTCTCCACAAATCCACACACCCGTGGGACCGCGGGAAGATGTGAACTTGTCCACTCATGGAGGCAAGCAACCGGCTTCTGAAACGGAACTTCAAAGTGAGCTCCCCAAAGGCAGTCTGTCTGATGCTCCGAGTTCACCTCCTGGGGGCACAGTTCTGGAGAATCCTGAGACCGAGAAGTCGCAGTTGTCAGCACCCATGAAGCCTGAGTTGCCTGCACTCAGGGAGAAGGGGCAAGAGGGAGAATGCAGCGGCAGTCAGCCGTCCAGGAGCTCATCTCCTGCAGCAGACACTTCCCAAGACCCTTCTCTTGCAGGTAGCTTGAGCAGAAAGGAATATAGCTGTGCTGGGCAGGGGCCAAACGAGTCCCAACAGGAGCTGGTTGACGGGCTGAACACCGGCAGCCAGCATGAAGAAGCATGTCTTGAGGACGCAGGCATTTCAGGAGCAGCTGACGCTTGGCCCCAGCTCCAGGATTTGGGCAAGACAGAGAAGGCAAATGGAAACACCGTGGGGGCCCCGCCTTGTTGGCCTGACTCAGTAGCTCTCCCGGAGGCAGCTCACAGCCAGTCAGTTCCAGCACCTGCCAGCCCCCGAGCCACACCTGCCCAGGATGCCCCAGTGAGAGAGGCAGGTGAAGAAACCCAGGAGGGCAGGCAGCAACCGGGGTTGGtcccacagaaggaaatggaGCACCTCACTGCCTCAGATGCAGAGGTCCTGGagctttctggaattttcccaTCAGCCAAGGATCAAGGTGTGGATGGTGCTGAGACTTGCGGGAAGGCGGACGGAGGAGCCCTGGGGATGTGGCAGGCTCCGGGGGAGCCAGGCTCCCTCCGAACAGAGCAGCACTCTTCCCCTGGGGAGGAAGCCTCTACCTCTGCTCTAGGTGAGCAGCACTTGGCCAGCTGCCAGGATGCCTGGCCACTAGCCAGGGAGCTGGCTGAGAGTCCCAGAAGCGTGGCAGATCTTTCTGCAGCACAGGTTGTCCCTGACCCACAGAGGCTCCTGCCGTCTGGACCCCCGGAGGAGGCTGCCCCTGGTACTCCTTACCTGCACATCGAGGGTGCTGCCAGGAAAGGGCTGGAAGACAGTGTTGTGAAAGCTGTTTCACCCCAAGGCCCCGGAGCCCCTGGGGAAAGCCCTTGTTCCACTCGGGAGCCCCTGCTTGCCTCGGATatagcctcctccagggagggaTCTGCTGAGTCCTCCTTCTTGCaagcaggagctgcaggtgaGGGAATCTCTGCAGCGCCAGCCAGCCTTGGAAGCTCCAAAGCTGCGACCTCGGAGGGTCCTGTGGACTCTGTACCATACTTGGACAGGATGCCGTTTCTGGCCAAGACTAAGGAGACCACAGGGGAGGAGAAATGGTCAGGAGCTCCCGGTGCAAGTGCTGAGCCCGGCGAAATTCCAGCATGCCCCGTCAGTGAGGAGAGCAAGGCAGGGGAAGCAGCAAGAGAGACCGAGGGCAGCGGGGAGAGGATGCTAGAGCCTTCCAAGGATCCCAGGCAGGGAGCATCAGCTGGTGTAGACACAAGCTGCAGGCAGACTGGGATGCTCGCTGGGTTGCCTGATTTCAGGGAGCACATCACCAAGATCTTCGAGAAGTCTGTGCTTGGAGCCCTGACCGCCGATTGGCCCCAGAGCACACAGGGAGAAAAGGCGGGAGCCGGGAAGAGGGTGATGGGCAAGGGCCTCATGGTGCCAAGCCCAGAGAAGCTTCCAGATGGGACTCAAGGAGTGGCCgtcacccctctccccacccttcctACTGGTCTCTGGGTGGACTCAAAGGAGAAGAAGCAAGAGCTGGCCGTAGAGGCTGAGATTTCTCGTCTGGGTCCCCAGGATCCAGCTCTAGGAGAGCTGCCCGGGCTGGCCTGGCTGGCCGCAGAGCACACCCTGCCGGGCGCCAGTGATGGAAAGGAAGTAAGCGAGGCCCCGCAGGTGCTGGCGGACAGCAAGAAGCTGGAGGGGGCTGGAGAAGGCTGGTGGCGGGGACCTGGAGGAGGCCAGGCCCATTCACAGCAGGCAGGTGGCCCACAGGAAGCAGCTTCAGATCTGTCTTCACAGGCGGCTTCTCCAGAGGCTTCCGGGGCTGACTTGCAGGTGGCTCCCCAGAGCCATGCAGAAGGGGACTCTGGTCCAGATGACAGCATTCCTTCTGGAAAACAGAGCCAGGAAACAGCCCACCAGGACAGTCAACCCAGAGAAGATGGTCCCCGGGGCTCTTCTCACCCCCGGGCTCTGGGTGACATGCCAGGATCCACCTCTGCCTGGGGAGCATCTCCCCACGGGGACGTCCCACCTCTGCCCGAGGCTGTCGGTCAGCCCTGCACCCCAGACCCACTTGGGGGTGAGAGGAGGCGTGCAGGTGCAGCTGGCATCTCGGAAACACAAGATGCCCTGGGCACCCAGGGCGTCCGGGAGCCCCCAGCTGGGGAAGTGGCAGATAATCCGCTGGAGCCCGGCTTGGAAGCTGGAGCTGCTGGGGAAGCAGAGGGTGACGTCACTGTGAACACAGCTGGGACCCGGACATGTGTGTCTGAGGACCTGCCTGAAACAGGTACTACGAGAATGTTCTCTGGTGCGGCTGTTGCCTCGGCTGTGCCAGGAAGCCCTGGGGACCCAGGCTGCTCAGAAGGGGCTCTGAGGATGGATGCTGAAGTCGCCCCAGGTGGGGGCCGCCCGGCCGGGCCCCCACAGGCTGAGGAGCAACCCAGGCCTGAGTTCCCTGCTTTTGCGGAGGATGGGAAGATAGGTGTCTCCTCACCCACAGAACCTGACGAAACTCGGGACCTGAAGCTGCAAAACCTGGATCCAGAAGCACTGGATGCTGAGAGGTACTTAGAATAAATTCACACGCTAATGTGGGGTCAACTGTAAAAgtgattctcatttttaaaagtcaaagtgaTGAGCGGCTTTAAAGAAGCTTCATTTTTCCGTATCTAATTGTTTAAATTTCCCTACTTACAATCTCTGGATGTGCTGAGAGTCTGAAAACATGTGAGAAATGGTTTGGAGGCGTCTGTTTGGTTTGGAGGAGCTGTCTGTTTAAcacatcttttttcctttccttgtgttctttaattcttctaactGAAATTGTAAAGCATGAAATATTTACAGGCCAGCAGTGGACTATGGGGTCATAGGTTATGGTcagtcagactatttttctggtgTCCAGATACATTTGCTTTTGAATCTGGATTTATTTATGCAGAGAGGCCTAAACGATCCCAAAGCATCTCAAAGCCTTTCACTGCCtgaagctaattttttttttctagagatTTTCCTGAAGTAGCCACTTAAAGCTTAAACTGGGAAAAGGGCTTTTCAATAGGACATGGAGAGAAATGCCTTTTCTAAGATGTATTGCTTTCTTTACATTATCCCAGAAAGATCCCCAAGGCTGGCCCATCTATGTTACCTTTGGTTCCTGAGAAGGATGCTCCAGACATCACGGACGAGGTTATTTCAGATGATGCCAGCAGTGCGGGAGGAGCAGAAAGGTCAGTGAAAAGGCATCAGCCTTTGGAGAACCCTGCCTTCCTCTGGCAGAGACATGCTGGATGTTTTGCAAAGGATAGTACTAAAATGTATGCGTCTTAATCTAAGAAAGATATACCTCGCCGTTCTGATTCTTTACACAGTGCCTGAGATAACTATGATCTCCATTGCTTGTATAAAGGAATTGTTTTCACATCTGAgcttatctttgtttttcttaacatctttattgagatgtaattcacataccatctcatttgttcatttaaggTATACAAGTCAGTggcttttaatatattcacagagttgtgcagttCTCAACTCTgtagtcaattttagaacattgtcATCCCCTCCAAGAAACCCTGCACCCCTTAGACAACACGCCCCGTATCTCCCCACTCTCCAAGCCTGACACCTCCTAATCTAGTTCATTACCTTTTGAGGTAAATAGGTTCAAGTCTGATTTAATCTTGAGCAGGAATGCCTAATCACCAACAGCAGTCATGCCCCCTAGGGAGGAGGACAAATGACAGAGGCAACAAGGAATCCAGACCTTCACACTTTGCAGGGTACGTGCCTGTTCTTTCCTAAGTGAAATGCCACCCGTGGCTGGGCACCAGCTGCTGCTGGGAAATGACATCCTTCAGGGGAGAGGGAGGTGCTTTGGGCATAGACACATTCTGAACAAGCTTTGCAGCATCCTTAGCTGTTTGGCTCCTCcagagttctgtgtgtgtgtgtgtgtatacatgtgtgtgcacacacacacaggcacatgctcATGTGAGTGAGGCGGGGTTGGATTTTAAATTAGTACCTGTGGCTAGCCCAGAGTATCCTGCCAAACAGCTGCAGCCATTTTGTAAATGAATTGATGCATATTTTGCACACGCCAAAAGAATGCATGATCACCTGTTTGTCAAGTCTGAGCACTTCCACCCAACTGCCTTGCCATCCAAACGAGGGCAACTCTCATAACTGTGGGCCAACAGAGTTGCAAGCCCTGTTGCCAAGacagatgcaagtttgatctgcACTGGACACTTGTCTCTGCTGCTGACTTAGCACAAAATTCCCCACAACTCTTGCTCATATGTATTTTTGACATTCCCAGTAAAAGTATAGGAAAAGATGTCTAACTTGAAAaatcctccccttcctctccccgcAAATGTTATATTAGCTCTTTCTCAGTCCCTGGATGTTTTATCATCCTTCCTGGAGAACAAGAAGGTCTTAGGACCAGGCATATAGTaatccaataaatatttcatgaCTCGATGTTCtaatcagttttaattttaaaattataatttctaaATTAACACTAGATATGTGTAAGATGTAGAAAAgtataaggaaaaagagaaaaatccacaGCCCCAACATCTAATGATTGCTGGTATTTATGATGTTAGTGTGTGCACAAACGCACATTATGTTAGGGTAGTTTcatccattgttttttttttttctgtttaaattctCAGAGTCCTTTTTTTCCTGCTGCCATCAGAACTCTTTGCAGACATAAATCTTAGTGGCTCAAAGTGTATGACTTATAATTTACGGAGCAGTAGATATTGACCTCAATATAATGGGTGTTCTATGCACTTTGCTGTGGTTGAGGATTTGTTGGGTGATAGACTTTCAGATGCTCGAGTTGTGTCGTTCATTTTGGCAGCCCTGGTCACATGTGTTCGGAGATGCACTGTGAGGGTAAAACGCATCTCAGATGTTGAAGATTTAGTGTTGATAGCTTACGGTGAACGGTGTTGGattcgtgatctctgaagaagatttagcttcgggaccagggaccaggcttggtcactcaagagcttttgtgtaggagagttttattcaagtataaaaagagacagagaaagtttcGGACATGGACATCACGAGGAAAAGTCTTACCAGACCCATTCCCACAACCTAcatcttttgttttattgtttaatcattagctctgggcttaaagaaaataacatcttatgtgactaagactaaggaatgttggggaaaaagtttgtccttttctcctcctggaccCCTTCCTCCTTGAGGGCCCCGGACTCCTTATCAATCTACCTAAGGATTGGCTCTCTCAGTGTGAAGCAAAGaatacagggaattccctggtggtccagtggttaggactctggactttgaactaggatcccacaagctgcatagtgtgaccaaaaaaaaaaaaaccaacaagaaacatcattaataatttttatattgcatgttaaaatggtaatattttgGATGTTCTAGGTTATACTgttattgaaattattttcatatttttttcttgtttttacttGGCTACCAACATTTAAACATTACTAAGTGGCTTTTGCATTTGTGACTTGCATTTGTGACCTGTGTGGCCTtgcatgctcagtggtgtctgattctttgagatcccatggactgtagtccatcaggctcctttgtccatgggattttccaatcaagaatactggagagggttgtcatttcctcctccaggggtatctttccaacccatggtCTACTTCTATTTAGATCATTTGGATCTATTTAGATCAGCTTTGCTCTGGTCCTTGAAGGAAATGAGGATGGAAGAGGGCTCACCTTTCCTGTGCTTTGGGTTCTTAGGAAAAAGGCCTGCTACTCTCCCATTGGCTGAGGATTTCCAGAAAGAATTCCAGGTGGGATGACCTCTGGCTCCCCTGCCTCGAGGGCAGTTATAGGGACAGCCACATCTGAGCAAATGGACCACAACAGAGCCTACTTTATACTCAATAGACAATCGAAGGTCTCCAGAAGGTACAGACCAGCTCTGTCCAATTGAAATAGGACATAAGCTGCAAATATAAtcttaaattttctagtagccatattcaaaacaaatagaaattattaaaattttaattaatattaaacaaattaaaattgaaatattaaaattaattttaataatacattttcaGTAACACAACATGTagacttccctggggctcagtagagaacttgcctgccaattcaggagattgaggtttgatccctgggttgggaaggtcccctggagaaagaaatggcaacccactccatattattgtccaggaaatcccatggacagaggagcctgacaggctactgtccatggggttacaaaagagtcaggcatgtcttaccaactaaacaacaacaacaaaacccaataTATGACAGATATTATCACTTCAACATGCaatcaatatataaattattaactTGGTATTCTACATTCTTATTTGCGTATGAAGTCTCTGCATGCTGGGGTGTATTTCATGTCCACAGCACACCTCCGTTTGGACTGGTCACATATCAAGCCCTCAACGGTTCCATATGGTGAGTGGCTGCTGCCTGGGACACCCCAGCTCCTCCCAGAACTCTCAGAGTCATCGAATGATCCATAAGGCCAAGCCTTCTCACGGGGTCCCCAAAGGCTCTCCTCACTCAGCCCAGCAACTTCATTCCTACTTTAACACCAGTGCTGGGAATGCTTCTTTGCCTTTGCGGAAGCTCAGTAGCTCCAGTGGACCTTTCACCCCGAGGGAGCTGTGCTGTGGATCTGAGCGGGCCTCAGAGAAAGTCCCTCCAAAGTCGGGCGTGTGTGCCC
Encoded here:
- the TACC2 gene encoding transforming acidic coiled-coil-containing protein 2 isoform X5, with product MGNENSSSGNQTSLARSPGSVQPPGNSQRVERKPEEASEGTDPGDRPSIWHGGSSSAPEGAATPDPCLVSPEVTEPREHPQAARGPEDSPRPSTPEPQEWESPSSSMRFAEGPPEGCLASPEGEPEGWPLVQHSRRELSPNGPGEASAASVPQDDNLTQRKLVSVIPSAEGETGLKEEEGQRLSSSSSTDQLAGIPPTAPPEPMKVQLPGEDARPGDFKSQGQEAAAGLPRPESRQGTPKAPAAHLGQESSASLEEPPLKPEISTSQEPAPECPVEGPPQDFTNDTGFLGACPPTGTSSGAAQEARAKADFQESCQQPMGALPPTGLPWDSLGPALVRGAKGSWEETLGALDAQGHSQTRSQDAQPRQVTWAATGDQPEGILFMSPESAPHAATEDVGPASSLPSQPAALASVAAEQAKEMVSMAEMPVLTDLATEWAEAGLSGPEKQASDLRGKGEGLEGGSREIPAPAPPKERAELGNRELSHEVHPKVPALPTPSASDESASRSPGPKDEAEPPESPAVANEESKIAGADPRGQGAAPGPLDGADTGNLQAEQPEAWDCKPDPEVDKDEVSQLTGDEESKGLPNTVLAQPLGEEIPGHADRSDCPLEDAAWNMVARGMMGESQVVHPSGSLHQLPEQHPSPPSGPEGAGECVLSRGIIWAGPEPQTKCPDTLQDVEGLGRMDSLPALESEKSDFLSAPAPEVVPKAQEAESMPEIKSGSHPSAQRPGHREGEGSLRSPHPRGLGRDTAGQEVLADGPPPPEEENWAVDCRLTTLSLEQGRQGNLSHPGDSGIEVTASERPLLCPENHLQTSQTHPDALVFNMLRETSQGCGSKEEAYPGDTDFKNLGADSPQIHTPVGPREDVNLSTHGGKQPASETELQSELPKGSLSDAPSSPPGGTVLENPETEKSQLSAPMKPELPALREKGQEGECSGSQPSRSSSPAADTSQDPSLAGSLSRKEYSCAGQGPNESQQELVDGLNTGSQHEEACLEDAGISGAADAWPQLQDLGKTEKANGNTVGAPPCWPDSVALPEAAHSQSVPAPASPRATPAQDAPVREAGEETQEGRQQPGLVPQKEMEHLTASDAEVLELSGIFPSAKDQGVDGAETCGKADGGALGMWQAPGEPGSLRTEQHSSPGEEASTSALGEQHLASCQDAWPLARELAESPRSVADLSAAQVVPDPQRLLPSGPPEEAAPGTPYLHIEGAARKGLEDSVVKAVSPQGPGAPGESPCSTREPLLASDIASSREGSAESSFLQAGAAGEGISAAPASLGSSKAATSEGPVDSVPYLDRMPFLAKTKETTGEEKWSGAPGASAEPGEIPACPVSEESKAGEAARETEGSGERMLEPSKDPRQGASAGVDTSCRQTGMLAGLPDFREHITKIFEKSVLGALTADWPQSTQGEKAGAGKRVMGKGLMVPSPEKLPDGTQGVAVTPLPTLPTGLWVDSKEKKQELAVEAEISRLGPQDPALGELPGLAWLAAEHTLPGASDGKEVSEAPQVLADSKKLEGAGEGWWRGPGGGQAHSQQAGGPQEAASDLSSQAASPEASGADLQVAPQSHAEGDSGPDDSIPSGKQSQETAHQDSQPREDGPRGSSHPRALGDMPGSTSAWGASPHGDVPPLPEAVGQPCTPDPLGGERRRAGAAGISETQDALGTQGVREPPAGEVADNPLEPGLEAGAAGEAEGDVTVNTAGTRTCVSEDLPETGTTRMFSGAAVASAVPGSPGDPGCSEGALRMDAEVAPGGGRPAGPPQAEEQPRPEFPAFAEDGKIGVSSPTEPDETRDLKLQNLDPEALDAERKIPKAGPSMLPLVPEKDAPDITDEVISDDASSAGGAESSLVPDGVIQPAALEDLENSLLAASTSHSDVSGQVSTDLTAQSTIPAAARVDLTAPASEYASLPSAPAGDGVEASVPSCQRLAKDLSRSSDSEEAFETPESTTPVKAPPAPPPPPPEVITAPEVSVQAPLEEPGCSSEPASVPDGPRSSSVEGSPFHPPPHSFSAVFDEDKPIASSGTYNLDFDNIELVDNLQTLEPRPSDPKNQDCKVNSRRKSTDSVPTSKSTLSRSLSLQASDFDGASCSGNPEATAPVADAYSAGSSSASSTLKRTKKPRPPSLKKKQTTKKPPETPPVRETQHEPTGESPDPSEENQTAGTRPEPARAEGSRSALSEEAPPEPAAAPKAACPLDCEAAEGAVPPASGGGRVQNSPPIGRRTLPLATAPEAVEVTPSDSGGQEDSPAKGLSVRLEFDYSEDKGSWDTQQETPPPTKKIGKKPVAKMPLRRPKMKKTPEKLDNTPASPTRSPAEPNDIPIAKGTYTFDIDKWDDPNFNPFSSTSKMQESPKLPQQSYNFDPDACDESTDPFKTCSKAPSSPSKSPASFEIPASAVEANGVDGDGLNKPAKKKKTPLKTDTFRVKKSPKRSPLSDPPSQDPTPAATPETPPVISAVVHATDEEKLAVTNQKWTCMTVDLEADKQDYPQPSDLSTFVNETKFNSPTEGKQRGGQLDSHPALEATAPREQRARKETAKPELDYRNSYEIEYMEKIGSSLPQDNDAPKKQALYLMFDTSQESPVKSPPVRMSESPTPCSGSSFEETEALVNTGAKIQHPVARGLAPNQEPHLQVPEKSSQKELEAMALGTPSEVMEITAPEGSFASADALLSRLAHPASLCGALDYLEPDLAEKNPPVFAQKLQEELEFAIMRIEALKLARQIALAARSRQDTKREAAHPPDVSISKTALYSRIGTAEVEKPAGLLFQQPDLDSALQIARAEIITKEREVSEWKDKYEESRREVMEMRKIVAEYEKTIAQMIEDEQREKSVSHQTVQQLVLEKEQALADLNSVEKSLADLFRRYEKMKEVLEGFRKNEEVLKKCAQEYLSRVKKEEQRYQALKVHAEEKLDRANAEIAQVRGKAQQEQAAYQASLRKEQLRVDALERTLEQKNKEIEELTKICDELIAKMGKS